Proteins encoded within one genomic window of Rossellomorea vietnamensis:
- a CDS encoding spore morphogenesis/germination protein YwcE, producing MDVFLVYLFVATATPLFLWVEHRKWAVLHIPFVIALWSVFIYYVAVPELGGWGHVTLWSLFVANLAFAHIAAFMLYAVPFIQKQRKKKSSALKNF from the coding sequence ATGGATGTCTTTCTAGTATACCTATTCGTCGCAACGGCAACTCCACTTTTTCTTTGGGTCGAACATCGTAAATGGGCGGTTCTTCACATCCCATTTGTTATAGCTCTATGGTCAGTGTTTATCTATTATGTAGCGGTACCTGAACTTGGAGGGTGGGGACATGTAACCCTATGGAGTCTGTTCGTGGCAAATCTTGCTTTCGCACATATCGCAGCCTTCATGTTATATGCCGTTCCATTTATCCAAAAGCAGAGAAAGAAAAAATCATCAGCACTTAAGAACTTTTAG
- a CDS encoding DUF779 domain-containing protein, which yields MEQRLEATEQALQLIETLKGKHGALLFHQSGGCCDGSSPMCLSQDDLIIGDSDVLVGTVADCPFYMNEQQYEYWKHFRIILDVREGRGGVFSLESTEGVRFITDSKLMKV from the coding sequence ATGGAACAGCGACTAGAGGCGACGGAACAAGCACTCCAGCTGATAGAAACGTTAAAGGGAAAGCACGGCGCCCTCTTGTTCCATCAGTCTGGTGGATGTTGTGATGGCAGTTCCCCTATGTGTTTGAGTCAAGATGATCTGATCATCGGTGACAGTGATGTATTGGTAGGTACTGTAGCCGACTGTCCTTTTTATATGAACGAACAACAATATGAATATTGGAAGCATTTCCGGATCATTCTGGATGTGAGAGAAGGTAGAGGGGGAGTATTCTCCCTGGAATCTACGGAAGGTGTCCGATTCATTACGGATTCTAAATTGATGAAAGTATGA
- the adh gene encoding aldehyde dehydrogenase, whose product MLYNNPNTEGSLVQFKDKYENFIGGEYVPPASGEYFENVSPVTGKVFTKIARSNKEDVEKALDAAHAAKDAWGKTSVAERSNILNKIADRIEENLEMLAVAETWDNGKPVRETMAADLPLAVDHFRYFAGCIRGQEGSLGEIDNDTVSYHFHEPIGVVAQIIPWNFPILMGVWKIAPALAAGNCVVLKPAEQTPASIMVLVELIEDLLPKGVLNVVQGFGVEAGKPLAQSKRVGKVAFTGETTTGRLIMQYASQNIIPVTLELGGKSPNIFFEDVMDQDDDFLDKAVEGFVMFALNQGEVCTCPSRALIQESIYDKFMERAIERVKQIKQGNPLDTDTMLGAQASQEQLDKILSYIEIGKEEGAELLIGGEQNTLDGDQESGFYVKPTVFKGDNKMRIFQEEIFGPVVSVTTFKTKEEALEIANDTLYGLGAGVWTRDMNTAYRFGREVQAGRVWTNCYHQYPAHAAFGGYKMSGIGRENHKMMLSHYQQTKNLLVSYSPKALGFF is encoded by the coding sequence ATGCTTTATAATAATCCGAATACAGAAGGTTCGCTGGTCCAATTTAAAGACAAATATGAGAACTTTATCGGTGGGGAATATGTACCGCCGGCAAGCGGGGAGTATTTTGAAAATGTATCACCTGTAACGGGGAAGGTCTTCACGAAAATCGCCCGTTCAAACAAAGAGGATGTTGAAAAAGCATTGGATGCTGCCCATGCAGCAAAAGACGCATGGGGCAAAACCTCTGTCGCAGAAAGATCGAATATCTTAAATAAAATTGCAGATCGTATTGAAGAAAATCTTGAAATGCTGGCTGTAGCTGAAACGTGGGATAATGGAAAGCCTGTCCGTGAAACGATGGCTGCGGACTTACCATTAGCGGTTGACCATTTCCGTTACTTCGCAGGATGCATCAGAGGCCAGGAAGGATCCTTAGGAGAAATTGATAATGATACAGTTTCCTATCACTTCCATGAACCGATTGGGGTTGTTGCGCAGATCATCCCTTGGAACTTCCCGATTCTGATGGGGGTATGGAAGATTGCTCCTGCCCTTGCTGCAGGAAACTGTGTCGTATTGAAGCCGGCAGAGCAGACACCAGCTTCCATCATGGTTCTCGTTGAACTGATAGAAGACCTTCTGCCTAAAGGCGTATTGAACGTGGTTCAAGGGTTTGGTGTGGAAGCTGGGAAACCTCTGGCTCAAAGTAAGCGTGTTGGCAAAGTAGCCTTCACGGGTGAAACGACAACCGGCCGCCTGATCATGCAATATGCTTCTCAAAACATTATCCCTGTCACATTGGAGCTTGGTGGTAAATCACCTAATATCTTCTTTGAAGATGTGATGGATCAGGATGATGACTTCCTGGATAAAGCAGTGGAAGGATTCGTCATGTTTGCGCTGAATCAAGGAGAAGTGTGTACCTGCCCTTCAAGAGCACTGATTCAGGAATCGATCTACGATAAATTCATGGAGCGTGCAATCGAACGCGTGAAACAAATCAAGCAGGGGAACCCGTTGGATACAGATACAATGCTCGGGGCTCAAGCCTCTCAAGAACAATTGGATAAGATTCTCTCTTATATCGAAATTGGGAAAGAAGAAGGAGCAGAATTACTGATTGGTGGGGAGCAAAATACGCTTGATGGGGATCAGGAATCAGGTTTCTATGTGAAGCCGACCGTATTCAAAGGCGATAATAAAATGCGTATTTTCCAGGAAGAAATCTTTGGACCTGTTGTTTCCGTGACGACGTTCAAGACGAAGGAAGAGGCCCTTGAAATTGCCAATGACACTCTATATGGACTTGGTGCGGGTGTATGGACGCGTGACATGAACACGGCTTACCGTTTCGGCAGAGAGGTTCAGGCAGGACGCGTGTGGACCAACTGCTACCATCAATATCCGGCACATGCGGCATTCGGAGGCTACAAAATGTCCGGTATCGGTCGTGAAAACCATAAAATGATGCTGTCACACTATCAACAAACGAAGAATTTACTAGTCAGCTATAGCCCCAAAGCGTTAGGATTCTTCTAA
- a CDS encoding MEDS domain-containing protein — protein MEEKISNLLAGDKCTHVLYAYRDRERYLKNTLNYTLEGVEMGETVILIENERNMNVLLKQLKSQLTSEQLEKIQPISNFEFYQSSGSYHPPAIYEQLMKTITPYLENDISFRSWTNVEWGTLEDPTSIIEWFEIETDRAIHEHNLTIVCAYESSKMPDHLEEALKKSHGHIMSDDDIVISSVYRSTQN, from the coding sequence TTGGAAGAGAAAATCAGTAACCTTTTAGCCGGGGACAAATGCACTCATGTTTTATATGCTTATCGAGATAGAGAGCGATACTTGAAAAATACGTTAAACTATACTCTTGAAGGGGTTGAAATGGGGGAAACCGTCATTTTAATCGAGAACGAGAGGAATATGAACGTATTACTAAAACAGCTGAAAAGCCAATTAACAAGTGAACAATTGGAGAAGATTCAGCCTATCAGTAATTTTGAATTTTATCAGTCCAGCGGAAGTTATCATCCTCCAGCCATTTATGAACAACTGATGAAAACCATTACGCCATACTTGGAGAACGACATTTCTTTCCGCTCGTGGACGAATGTGGAGTGGGGCACGTTGGAAGACCCAACGTCGATTATTGAATGGTTTGAAATAGAAACGGATAGAGCTATTCATGAGCATAACCTTACGATCGTCTGTGCATATGAATCCAGTAAAATGCCGGACCATCTGGAGGAAGCACTAAAGAAAAGCCATGGTCACATTATGTCGGATGATGATATCGTGATTTCAAGCGTATATAGAAGTACTCAAAACTAG
- the yugI gene encoding S1 domain-containing post-transcriptional regulator GSP13 has protein sequence MTTKFETGTVVTGKVTGIQPYGAFVALDEETQGLVHISEITHGFVKDVSEHLSVGDEVKVKVLSVDEAAGKISLSIRATEEAPAQQAKPAAAKKPRRQGQGSVKQANEETTPAGFNTLKDKLEEWIEQSEREDLIKK, from the coding sequence ATGACTACAAAATTCGAAACAGGAACTGTTGTAACAGGTAAAGTTACAGGCATTCAACCATACGGTGCGTTCGTTGCACTTGACGAAGAAACTCAAGGATTAGTTCATATCTCTGAAATCACTCACGGATTTGTTAAAGACGTTAGTGAGCACCTTTCAGTAGGCGACGAAGTAAAGGTTAAAGTATTATCAGTGGACGAAGCAGCTGGTAAAATCAGCCTTTCTATCCGTGCTACAGAAGAAGCTCCTGCACAACAAGCAAAGCCGGCAGCAGCGAAAAAACCTCGCCGTCAAGGTCAAGGAAGTGTGAAGCAAGCAAACGAAGAAACAACACCAGCAGGCTTCAACACACTTAAAGACAAACTTGAAGAGTGGATCGAGCAATCAGAACGTGAAGATCTAATCAAGAAATAA